Genomic window (Ureibacillus composti):
CTTCTAACACATCATCAGAAACTTTTAGGTTGATTGTACGGTTTGGTAAATCGATTTCGATGATATCACCATTTTCAACTAAGGCAATTGGACCACCCTCTGCTGCTTCTGGTGAGATATGACCGATTGAAATACCACGAGATGCACCACTGAAACGGCCATCTGTGATTAATGCAACTTTTGTACCTAACCCACGACCCATGATCGCAGAAGTTGGTGCAAGCATTTCTGGCATACCTGGCCCACCTTTAGGACCTTCGTAGCGAATAACTACAACATGACCTTCGCGAACAGTACCATTATCAATTGCTGCTTGAGCTTCATCTTGAGATTCAAAGACAATTGCTTCGCCAGTGAATTCTTTAATAGATGGGTCAACAGCGCCGACTTTGATTACTGAACCTTCTGGAGCAATATTACCAAATAAAATTGATAATCCTCCAACTGGACTATATGGGTTATCCTTCGTGCGAATAACTTTGTCATTTATGATATTGTGGTCTTGTACTAACTCACCCATTGTTTTACCTGTAACAGTAATACGATCCGGATGAATTGCACCAGGAATTTTAGTTAACTCATTAATAATAGACTCAACGCCACCTGCTTTGTTGATATCGTCCATTGAGATATCAGATGCTGGCATGATTTTCGCTAAATATGGAACTCGTGCAGCAACCTTGTTGATATCCTCTAAGTTATACTCAATTTCAGCTTCATTTGCAATAGCTAAAGTATGTAGTACAGTATTTGTTGATCCACCCATTGCCATATCTAAAGCAAATGCATCATCAATGGCTTCTTTGGTAATAATATCACGAGGCTTTACATCTTCTTTGATCATTCGAACTAAGTGTTTTGCAGCTTCGTAAATTAATTCCTTACGTCTTTCACTTGTAGCAACAATTGTACCGTTACCTGGTAGAGCAACACCTAACATTTCCATTAAGCAGTTCATTGAATTAGCAGTAAACATACCAGAACATGAACCACAAGTTGGACAAGCGTTATTTTCAATGTCTAAAAGCTCTTCAGCTGACATATTGCCTGATTTATGAGCGCCTACTCCTTCAAATACTGATGTTAAAGACAATTGCTTACCACTTGCACTCGTACCTGCTTCCATTGGACCTCCAGAAACAAAGATCGATGGAACATTTGTACGAACTGCAGCCATTAACATCCCTGGTGTAATTTTGTCACAGTTTGGTATGTAAAATACACCATCAAACCAGTGTGCATTAATAACAGTTTCTGCTGAATCGGCAATTAACTCACGACTTGGTAATGAATATCTCATACCAATATGCCCCATCGCAATACCATCATCTACACCAATCGTATTAAATTCGAATGGAATACCGCCTGCTTCAATAATCGCTTCCTTTACTACGTCCGCAAACTCGCGTAAGTGTACGTGACCAGGAATGATGTCGATATAAGAGTTACAAACACCAATAAATGGTTTTCCTAAATCTTTAGCTTTTACTTTTCCCGTAGCATAAAGAAGACTACGGTGAGGAGCACGATCAACTCCTACTTTAATCATGTCACTTCTCATTAATGTATCGCCCCTCACTTACTAGTAACCAATTAGTATATTGATAATACTATATTAGCACGAATATCAATCTATAACTTCGTTTGGAAGTTACATGAAATTGCTACGTTTGTTATAAGTTAAACGTATTAAATTGTTGCTATCATAGTACATTTTCTCCTCCTTCGTCAACAGTGTTTTTTTAATTATTTGCATAATTTAAAATACTACAAAATATTTGAAAACGTTTTCTCCCTATCTATTGTTGGGAATTTTCTGTTTCGGTTTACCTTTTTGAAATTTTTAAGAAATTTAAATTTATCTAAAAAGTTTGAATTTAATACACCTATTTATTCTGTTTGCTTGGTTTGGTATCAAATACTTCTTCTTGAGTTCATTAAACAATGGGTCACGTACATGTTAGATTCATAATGAATTGAGCTTTAAAAAGAAAAAAGTCTAGCAAAATGCTAGACTCTGTAAATTAAAAATGTGCGTACAATAAATCAACCACAAGATTAAACAAGATGATCGAATGTACACTTGCTAAAAGAATTCCTTGCTTTCTCCACTTTTTAATTGATTTTAAATCCATAATGACCACCTCATTTTTCTAAGTTGTGACAATTATATGACAATTTTTCGAAAATTGCAAACATTTTTGAAAATTCACACTTGCATTTTTTGTTATTTTCTAACACATCATTCAATCAAATCACGTATATTTTGTTTTTTAAAAGAAAAAATAATGTAAAGCAGAAGATGAAAGTTCATAGTTTCTTGAGTGCAAATTATATGTTTCATCTTTGAAATGGATTAAAATTTCAGATTGATGCA
Coding sequences:
- the ilvD gene encoding dihydroxy-acid dehydratase produces the protein MRSDMIKVGVDRAPHRSLLYATGKVKAKDLGKPFIGVCNSYIDIIPGHVHLREFADVVKEAIIEAGGIPFEFNTIGVDDGIAMGHIGMRYSLPSRELIADSAETVINAHWFDGVFYIPNCDKITPGMLMAAVRTNVPSIFVSGGPMEAGTSASGKQLSLTSVFEGVGAHKSGNMSAEELLDIENNACPTCGSCSGMFTANSMNCLMEMLGVALPGNGTIVATSERRKELIYEAAKHLVRMIKEDVKPRDIITKEAIDDAFALDMAMGGSTNTVLHTLAIANEAEIEYNLEDINKVAARVPYLAKIMPASDISMDDINKAGGVESIINELTKIPGAIHPDRITVTGKTMGELVQDHNIINDKVIRTKDNPYSPVGGLSILFGNIAPEGSVIKVGAVDPSIKEFTGEAIVFESQDEAQAAIDNGTVREGHVVVIRYEGPKGGPGMPEMLAPTSAIMGRGLGTKVALITDGRFSGASRGISIGHISPEAAEGGPIALVENGDIIEIDLPNRTINLKVSDDVLEERRQNLKPFEPKIKTGWLARYSKLVTNASKGGVMKI